ACGGCTGATTCAGTTCCTCGACGCCGAGGGACCGGAAGCGAGGCAGCCAATCCTGGTGGTCGGCATCATCCCGGCTGTAAAGCACTCGCTCGGTAATCCCCGGCCATACCCTCATGTGTACGTGCCGCTCGGACAGCACTACGAGAGCGCCATGACGCTGCAGCTTCGGGTGTCTGGAGGGGACGGCGAACGGGCCATGCTGGGCACGATCGCCCGCGTCGTGCGCGATGTCGACGAGCGGGTGCCGGTCCTCAGTGTCGCGACATGGCGGGATCATCTCGACGCGGGTCTAGACGTGTTGCTCTATCGAGCCGGCGCCAGCGTGTTCTCGGCGTTCGGAGGCATCGCGCTGCTGCTGGCAGTCCTCGGCGTGTACGGAGTCAAGTCGTACGTCGTGTCGCGCCGGACGCGCGAGTTCGGCATCCGGATCGCCATTGGCGCACATCCACGCGCCCTGCTGTGGCAGGTGCTGCGAGAGGGCGGCCGTATCACGGCCGTTGGCATTGGGATCGGCCTGCTGTTGGCCCTTGGGGCCGGGCAGTTTCTCCACGGCATCATGTACGGAGTGAACAGCATCGAACCGGTGGTGCTGGTCACGGCGCCGCTGATCCTGCTTGCCGCGTCGCTGCTGGCCTCGTACATCCCGGCGCTTCGCGCCACGAGAGTCGATCCGACAGTGGCCCTACGCTCGGAGTAACGAGTGCCTGCAGGTAACAGGAACAGATGCCGATCTGAGCTGTGAGCGGCCGCGGATGGCATCGACGCGCACGAGTTGCTATCCTATCGGCAATTCGGCGGCGGGGTGGAAGGACATCCCACGCCGACGCGTCGCTTCATTCGGCTTGAAGAACGCTGACGCTCGACGGTCTGCGTCATCGACGCCTACAGCATTACGCCCCTCGGAGACGCACGAGCTGACGAACGTTCGATGAGTCGGATCAACAACGAGTCGCGCGAGCTGAATCGCTATCGCATTGACACGTTTCGGCTCCGTGACATCTTCTGCGCGTTCTTCAGCTCCTGCTACCTCGGGGTCCGCAAGCCTGACGCGCGGATCTACGAGATCGCCCTCGATGTGATGCAGGCGGAGCCGGCGACCAGCCTGTTCGTGGATGACCGGGAGGAGAACGTGGAGGCGGCGCGGGCCCTCGGCATGCCCACGATCCACGTAACGGATCTCCGCGGCCTCACCGAGCAGCTGCTGAACGCAGGCGTGGAGGTTCAGACGCCCGGACCTGTTTCAGCGCACATGTACCGGAACGGCGGCGAGCGTCCTCGCCGCGATGTTCAGGAGGGATAAGCATGGGGCCGACCTCTTCGGTGAGCGCCAGACACGCCTTTGACGTCGAAGAGCACGGCCTTCGACGAGGCGCGCCGGTGGATCCGTGTGTGATCGTCATCTTCGGCGCCGCGGGTGATCTCGCGCGTCGCGAGCTTGTCCCGTCTCTCTTCGAACTGCACCGCAAACAGCTTCTGCCGGAGCGCTTTGCGGTGGTCGGCTTCTCGCAAGACGGGTGGGACTCGACGAGATTTCGAGACGAGATGCGGCGTGCGGTTGAGCAGAGCTGCGGGGGGATGCAGGACTGGGAGGCCTTCGCGCAGCGCCTCAGCTTCGTGTGCGGCGACGCGATATCCGCGCCGCACGGGGCGTACGCCGCCCTGGCAGAGGAGATCGACCGGGTGCAGTCAGCGTTCGCCATTCCCGGCAACCTGTTGTTTCACATGGCCGTTCCATCCGCCTTGTTCGGCACGATCGCAGACCGATTGGGAGCGTCAGGCCTGGCGAGGAGCGACCGCGGCTGGCGCCGGCTGGTCGTCGAGAAACCGTTCGGCAAGGACCGGGCGAGCGCGCAAGACCTGGACAGTCAGCTCCAAGAGGTGTTCGCGGAGGATCAGATCTATCGAATCGATCACTTTCTGGGGAAAGAGACGGTGCAGAACATGCTCGTCTTCCGCTTCGCCAACCCCAGCTTCGAGCCGGTGTGGAACCGGAATTATATCGACCATGTCCAGATCACGGTCGCCGAGGACATCGGCATCGGTACGCGGGCGGCCTTTTACGAGCAGACCGGCGTGGTGCGCGACATGGTCCAGAACCACCTGCTTCAGTTGCTGTGCATGACGGCGATGGAGCCGCCGGTGAGCTTCGACGCCACGTCATTGCGCAACGAGACGGTGAAGGTGCTGGAGGCCGTCAATGTGGTTCCGGTTGATGTGGACGGCGGTGCCGTGCGAGGGCAGTACGGGCGAGGCCAGATGGCCGGGCAGCCGGTCCGCGGTTACCGTCAGGAAGACGGCGTCCCCGCCGACTCTGTCACCGCGACGTTCGCGGCGATCAAGCTGACGCTCGACAACTGGCGTTGGGCGGACGTGCCCTTCTATCTGCGGACCGGGAAGCGGCTCGCGCGGAAGCTCACGGAGGTGGCCATCCAGTTCAAGCCGACGCCGCACCTGATGTTCCACGGCATCGGCAGCCGCCCGATCCACAACAGCGTGCTCGTGTTCGAGGTGCAGCCCAATGAAGGGATTGTCCAGACGCTGGCGGCGAAGCAGCCGGGTCCCGACCTTGCCGTGCGCCCGGTGACGATGAACTTTCGCTATGCAGAGGCGTTCGGTGTGGAGGAGCCACCGCGCGCGTACGCGTGGCTCCTGCTCGATGCCATGCAGGGTGACCAGACGCTGTTCGCCCGCGCGGACTGGATCGACAAGGCGTGGCAGATCGTCGATCCGATCGTGGAGCGCTGGACATCCGAACGGCCGGCGAACGCTCCCAACTATGCGGCAGGCTCAGTCGGTCCCGCGACTGCCGACCACATGTTGCAACGGGACGGCCGGCGATGGAGACATCTGTGACGCGCGTTTAGGATCGACGCACTGGAGAATCAATCAACCCCAATTACACCTGGAGAACTTCGACGATTTCGTGCCGGCGGAGGAGCCGACGCTCGACCAGCGCAATCAACTGGAGAGGGCGGTGGAGGTTGTCCGGGGACTCTGATGTAATGCTGTTGATCGGGGTCTGACCCGGAGCTGGAATTGGGAAGCGCTTGGGTGTTCACAGATGACGAAGCTGAGCGTCAACTCAAGAAAGACGTAACGCGCGCATCAGCTATTCGTAGCGCAGCGCGACCATTGGATCGACACGCGCCGCCCTCCGCGCTGGAATCCAGCACGCGATTGCTGCCGTGATCGTCAGCAGTAGTGTCGTCGCCGCAAGCGTCGGCGGATCGTACATCGTCACGCCCACGAGCTGTGTGCCGATCGTTCGCCCGAGCAAGAGACTCATTGTCATTCCAATCGCGATGCCCAGCGCAACGGGTCGAAACCCGGTCCTGACTACCATTCCAAGAACATCCGTGCCTTTCGCCCCCAGCGCCATGCGTATTCCAATCTCATGCGTTTTCTGCGACGTCGAGTACGCTAAGACACTGTAAACGCCCACCGTCATCAGAATCAGCCCGATGCATGCGAAAATCGTCATCAATAGAAAACCAAACCTCGGCCCCGCATACAGCTGCTCGCTGATCCGATCTTCCAATGTGCTCGGGTAAGCCAGCGCTACTCCAGGATCCGTGGCCCACACTTCCCGCCGCACGGCGTTCATCATGGTCCCTGGGGCCTGGGACGTGCGCACCATCAGAGCCGGCACTGCGTATCCCGTGATCGTGTACGGTATCCACACTTCCGGCTCGGTCGGCACCTGCAGTCCACGATTTGTCACGTCGTCGACCACGCCAACAATTTCAAACCACGCGTCGTGCACCGGATCTGCAGCCGTCTCGAGTGTCGCGAGCCGCACGCGCCGCCCTATTGGATTGTCGGTGGGCAAGTATTTGCGCACGAACCTCTCGTTCACAACCGCTACTTTCCGCGCATCATCGACGTCGCCCTCGCTAAAGGGCCGTCCTTGCTTCAACTCAATTCGCAAGACCTGGAAATATTCCTCGCTGACCTGTTGAAACAAGGTCTGCCACTCTTCGTCCTGCGTTGTTCCCGCAATCTCCATCTTGCTTTCGGCGCCACCATAGGGCGGCATTGCACTGGATGCCGCCGCATTCACCACGCCGGGGAATGCCTTCAGCCGTGCGAGCAGCGGCCGCAAGAATCCCGTCACCTGCTCGGCTGTGTTGTAGCGGTCCGCGGGCAGGGGGAGCACAGCCTGGAACACATGGTCCGCCCGCAATCCTAGATGGACTTCCCGCAGGGCCACAAAGCTCCGCATCAGCAGCCCCGCGCCGATCAACAGCGTCAAGGACAGCGCGACTTCCATCACCACCACCGCGTCACGCAGCCGCCTGCCCCGGAATCCGCCGCTCACTCCCTTGCCGCTGTCGCGCAGTGGATCGTTCAAGTCACGCCGGGACGATTGCAGCGCCGGTACCAACCCAAACACCAGCGCCGTCAGCACCGCAATGCACAGCGTAGCCGTCAGCACCGGCGCATTCAGCTCAATCACCGACTCGGCAGGGATGACGTCCTGCGGGATTGCTGCAACGAGTGACTTCAGCCCACCCCAGGCGAGGAAGATCCCCAGCGCGGCTCCGGCTATCGCAAGCACCAAGCTCTCGACGATCAGCAGCCGGACGATTCGCGTGCGCCGGGCCCCCAGCACTGCGCGCAAGGCAAATTCCTTCTCGCGCGCCGTCGCGCGCGCCAGCATCAGGTTCGCCACGTTGCCGCACGCGATCAGGAGTAGCAATCCCACTGCCGCCAGTACCGTGTACAAGGTCGCCTCGAGACGCCCCACGACCGAGTCGCCTAGCTTTCTTACTTGAACAGTGAAGTGCGGCGGGTAATCCTGCGGATGAATCTTCGCCAAGCGATGGGCGATCACCGTCAGCTCCGCCTCCGCTTGCTGGACCGAGACGGCCGGCTTCAAGCGTCCCACCAGGAACCAGTACGGTTGAGAGTCCGCCGGTCCCTTCGCGTCACGGGTCAACGTGTGCGGAACGAACACGTCCGCTCCGTACCAGCCAAAACGCGGCGGCATGATGCCGACGAGCGTCCGGGGCGTGTCGTTCAGGACAAATGCCTTGCCCAGAATCGATGGATC
This genomic stretch from Luteitalea sp. harbors:
- a CDS encoding FtsX-like permease family protein produces the protein MSSRREFRLRAFVATLRGLLHGQHRDDEFGEEIQEHLRLLADRFVAQGMSRKEAAGAARRQFGNTTLLQEDRRALKTLPSIEALWHDLRYALRLLWKDRGFAVVSIATLGLGIGAVTAIFSVVNNVLLAPFPYKGADRMVFPRIHNTQQSEGGGRQGYRVTEVLEFTEHNHVFDGITAAFGDPVLYKHGDGTEALAGARVTPGTFEFFGLPALHGRVMQPGDYEPGAPPVFVMRHKTWMERFNGDPSILGKAFVLNDTPRTLVGIMPPRFGWYGADVFVPHTLTRDAKGPADSQPYWFLVGRLKPAVSVQQAEAELTVIAHRLAKIHPQDYPPHFTVQVRKLGDSVVGRLEATLYTVLAAVGLLLLIACGNVANLMLARATAREKEFALRAVLGARRTRIVRLLIVESLVLAIAGAALGIFLAWGGLKSLVAAIPQDVIPAESVIELNAPVLTATLCIAVLTALVFGLVPALQSSRRDLNDPLRDSGKGVSGGFRGRRLRDAVVVMEVALSLTLLIGAGLLMRSFVALREVHLGLRADHVFQAVLPLPADRYNTAEQVTGFLRPLLARLKAFPGVVNAAASSAMPPYGGAESKMEIAGTTQDEEWQTLFQQVSEEYFQVLRIELKQGRPFSEGDVDDARKVAVVNERFVRKYLPTDNPIGRRVRLATLETAADPVHDAWFEIVGVVDDVTNRGLQVPTEPEVWIPYTITGYAVPALMVRTSQAPGTMMNAVRREVWATDPGVALAYPSTLEDRISEQLYAGPRFGFLLMTIFACIGLILMTVGVYSVLAYSTSQKTHEIGIRMALGAKGTDVLGMVVRTGFRPVALGIAIGMTMSLLLGRTIGTQLVGVTMYDPPTLAATTLLLTITAAIACWIPARRAARVDPMVALRYE
- a CDS encoding HAD-IA family hydrolase, whose product is MSRINNESRELNRYRIDTFRLRDIFCAFFSSCYLGVRKPDARIYEIALDVMQAEPATSLFVDDREENVEAARALGMPTIHVTDLRGLTEQLLNAGVEVQTPGPVSAHMYRNGGERPRRDVQEG
- the zwf gene encoding glucose-6-phosphate dehydrogenase, translated to MGPTSSVSARHAFDVEEHGLRRGAPVDPCVIVIFGAAGDLARRELVPSLFELHRKQLLPERFAVVGFSQDGWDSTRFRDEMRRAVEQSCGGMQDWEAFAQRLSFVCGDAISAPHGAYAALAEEIDRVQSAFAIPGNLLFHMAVPSALFGTIADRLGASGLARSDRGWRRLVVEKPFGKDRASAQDLDSQLQEVFAEDQIYRIDHFLGKETVQNMLVFRFANPSFEPVWNRNYIDHVQITVAEDIGIGTRAAFYEQTGVVRDMVQNHLLQLLCMTAMEPPVSFDATSLRNETVKVLEAVNVVPVDVDGGAVRGQYGRGQMAGQPVRGYRQEDGVPADSVTATFAAIKLTLDNWRWADVPFYLRTGKRLARKLTEVAIQFKPTPHLMFHGIGSRPIHNSVLVFEVQPNEGIVQTLAAKQPGPDLAVRPVTMNFRYAEAFGVEEPPRAYAWLLLDAMQGDQTLFARADWIDKAWQIVDPIVERWTSERPANAPNYAAGSVGPATADHMLQRDGRRWRHL
- a CDS encoding FtsX-like permease family protein, whose translation is RLIQFLDAEGPEARQPILVVGIIPAVKHSLGNPRPYPHVYVPLGQHYESAMTLQLRVSGGDGERAMLGTIARVVRDVDERVPVLSVATWRDHLDAGLDVLLYRAGASVFSAFGGIALLLAVLGVYGVKSYVVSRRTREFGIRIAIGAHPRALLWQVLREGGRITAVGIGIGLLLALGAGQFLHGIMYGVNSIEPVVLVTAPLILLAASLLASYIPALRATRVDPTVALRSE